One segment of Pontibacter akesuensis DNA contains the following:
- a CDS encoding GNAT family N-acetyltransferase — protein MVSVLKYSGKYKATWDAFVAGSRNGTFLLLRDYMDYHAHRFTDHSLLFYHKEKLVALLPANEAGNEIHSHGGLSYGGLITDKRMKAALMLEVVQALKSYFGEQGFSSLKYKAIPHIYHRQPAEEDLYALFRHGATLYRRDVNAVIAAADTLGYSKTRRWEVKKAKSGEVQVRQSTAYAAFMQLEQQVLQEKHNTTPVHTAEEIELLASRFPGNIRLYTATRGNELVAGALVYETATVAHCQYMAASADGRDAGAMDVLVDWLLTEVYAHKPYFSFGISTDQQGAYLNEGLARNKESYGARTVVHDFYELKLV, from the coding sequence ATGGTATCGGTCCTGAAGTATAGCGGGAAATACAAAGCAACCTGGGATGCCTTTGTGGCAGGTTCCAGGAACGGCACCTTTCTGCTGTTGCGCGACTACATGGACTACCATGCCCATCGCTTTACAGACCACTCGCTGCTGTTTTACCACAAGGAGAAGCTGGTGGCGCTGCTGCCGGCAAACGAGGCTGGCAACGAAATTCACAGCCACGGCGGTCTAAGCTACGGGGGCCTTATAACCGACAAACGCATGAAAGCGGCGCTGATGCTGGAGGTGGTGCAGGCCCTGAAGTCATACTTTGGGGAGCAGGGTTTCAGTAGCCTGAAGTATAAAGCCATTCCGCACATTTACCACCGGCAACCAGCCGAGGAAGACCTGTATGCCTTGTTCCGCCACGGAGCCACACTTTATAGAAGGGATGTGAATGCGGTGATAGCCGCCGCCGATACACTTGGGTACAGCAAGACCCGCAGGTGGGAAGTGAAAAAGGCCAAGAGTGGCGAGGTGCAGGTGCGGCAGTCAACGGCCTACGCTGCGTTTATGCAACTGGAACAGCAGGTGCTGCAGGAAAAGCATAACACCACGCCCGTGCACACAGCAGAAGAGATAGAATTGCTTGCTTCCCGTTTTCCAGGCAACATCAGGCTATACACGGCTACACGCGGCAATGAGCTGGTGGCAGGAGCGCTGGTGTACGAAACCGCCACTGTGGCGCATTGCCAGTACATGGCCGCCTCGGCTGATGGGCGTGACGCTGGGGCGATGGATGTGCTGGTGGACTGGCTGCTGACGGAGGTGTATGCGCATAAGCCCTACTTCAGCTTTGGCATCTCCACCGACCAGCAGGGGGCTTACCTGAACGAAGGACTGGCCCGGAACAAGGAAAGCTACGGCGCCCGAACAGTAGTGCATGATTTCTACGAACTAAAGCTCGTCTAA
- a CDS encoding Na+/H+ antiporter NhaC family protein — MQTSAQNADLIGEIEELQLQAVNDTAFTLRTSSEAGNLVKYVGSLPMRINGELQELTFVDGEAAFSLPERADLVQVSANLGTHTIARLYRLDGEERAGVREFPMWLSILPPLIAILLALIFREVLLALFAGIWIGGFVIYGLSFKSIFTGLLAVGDTYLLEALTDSDHVSVVLFSMLIGGMVAIISKNGGMAGVVNLLSRYARSAKSSQVVTWILGVAIFFDDYANTLIVGNTMRPVTDKHRVSREKLAYIVDSTAAPVAAIAFVTTWIGAELGYIKDAATALGIEEGAYSLFLHSLEYAYYPVLTLVFMLMLILMNRDFGLMHKAETRARTTGAVTSASLDRTGEARQQQEMAEFEPVDETRTRAVNALLPVLTVILGTVIGLLYTGYNPEVWADTSLDFFRKLSVTIGDSNSYTALIWASLSGVIIAVALTVSQRIMSLTETMESLVVGFKTMLPAILILVLAWSLAAVTQELYTAEYLTSLFSGNISPQFLPEITFFLAAIIAFSTGSSWGTMAILYPLMLPAAWYVSLQQGLSVEETMPIIYNVISVVLAGSVFGDHCSPISDTTILSSLASGCNHIDHVKTQLPYAVTVALVANLVCTNLSSWGVHWLLVYFIGAGILWGFIRLFGKKNELAPVTAEAV, encoded by the coding sequence ATGCAAACCTCCGCACAAAATGCAGATCTAATAGGTGAAATTGAAGAACTACAGCTACAAGCCGTAAACGACACCGCTTTTACCCTACGCACCTCCTCTGAAGCCGGCAACCTGGTGAAATATGTTGGTTCGCTGCCGATGCGCATAAACGGGGAGCTGCAGGAGCTTACCTTTGTTGATGGCGAAGCGGCCTTTTCGCTGCCGGAGCGGGCCGACCTGGTGCAGGTAAGCGCCAACCTGGGCACGCACACCATCGCCCGCCTTTACCGCCTTGATGGGGAAGAGCGCGCCGGCGTGCGGGAGTTCCCGATGTGGCTGTCCATACTTCCGCCGCTGATCGCCATTCTGCTCGCACTCATCTTCCGGGAAGTGCTGCTGGCCCTGTTTGCCGGCATCTGGATCGGGGGCTTCGTTATCTATGGCCTCTCCTTCAAATCTATCTTCACGGGCCTTCTGGCTGTGGGCGATACCTACCTGCTGGAGGCACTAACTGATAGCGACCACGTTTCCGTGGTGCTCTTTTCGATGCTGATCGGTGGCATGGTGGCCATCATCTCTAAAAACGGCGGCATGGCTGGCGTTGTCAACCTGCTTTCGCGCTATGCCCGTTCCGCAAAAAGCTCGCAGGTGGTAACATGGATACTAGGGGTGGCTATTTTCTTTGATGATTACGCCAACACGCTGATCGTGGGCAACACCATGCGGCCCGTAACAGATAAGCACCGCGTATCGCGCGAGAAGCTGGCCTACATCGTGGACAGTACCGCCGCGCCGGTAGCCGCCATCGCCTTCGTAACCACCTGGATCGGGGCCGAGTTGGGCTACATCAAAGATGCGGCCACGGCGCTCGGCATCGAGGAAGGCGCTTATTCGCTGTTCCTCCACTCGCTGGAGTATGCTTACTACCCGGTGCTTACGCTGGTATTTATGCTGATGCTGATCTTGATGAACAGGGACTTTGGTTTGATGCACAAGGCTGAGACCAGGGCCCGCACCACCGGAGCCGTTACATCTGCCAGCCTGGACCGTACAGGCGAGGCGCGGCAGCAGCAGGAGATGGCCGAGTTTGAGCCGGTAGACGAAACCCGCACACGCGCCGTAAACGCGCTGCTCCCGGTGCTGACAGTAATCCTAGGCACCGTGATCGGCTTGCTTTACACAGGCTATAACCCGGAGGTTTGGGCTGATACTTCCCTCGACTTCTTCCGAAAGCTCTCTGTCACCATCGGCGACTCTAACTCTTACACAGCGCTTATCTGGGCCTCGCTAAGCGGGGTGATCATCGCGGTGGCACTCACTGTGAGCCAGCGCATCATGAGCCTGACCGAGACAATGGAATCACTAGTAGTCGGATTCAAAACGATGCTACCCGCCATACTTATCCTGGTGCTGGCCTGGTCATTGGCGGCGGTAACGCAGGAGCTGTACACCGCCGAATACCTGACCTCGCTGTTCTCCGGCAACATTTCGCCGCAGTTCCTGCCAGAAATCACCTTCTTCCTGGCGGCCATCATCGCTTTCTCCACCGGTTCCAGTTGGGGCACCATGGCCATCCTTTACCCGCTCATGCTACCGGCCGCCTGGTACGTGTCGCTGCAGCAGGGGCTATCTGTGGAGGAAACGATGCCTATTATTTACAATGTGATTTCGGTGGTACTGGCCGGTTCTGTGTTCGGCGACCACTGCTCCCCTATTTCGGATACCACCATCTTAAGCTCCCTTGCCTCGGGTTGCAACCACATCGATCACGTGAAGACGCAGTTGCCTTACGCTGTTACCGTGGCGCTAGTGGCTAACCTGGTATGCACGAACCTGTCGAGCTGGGGCGTGCACTGGTTGCTGGTGTATTTTATAGGCGCTGGCATTCTGTGGGGCTTTATTCGATTGTTTGGCAAGAAGAACGAACTTGCGCCTGTCACGGCAGAGGCCGTTTAA